In Mastomys coucha isolate ucsf_1 unplaced genomic scaffold, UCSF_Mcou_1 pScaffold20, whole genome shotgun sequence, one DNA window encodes the following:
- the Hebp1 gene encoding heme-binding protein 1 produces the protein MLGMIRNSLFGSVETWPWQVLSTGGKEDVSYEERACEGGKFATVEVTDKPVDEALREAMPKIMKYVGGTNDKGIGMGMTVPVSFAVFPNEDGSLQKKLKVWFRIPNQFQGSPPAPSDESVKIEEREGITVYSTQFGGYAKEADYVAHATQLRTTLEGTPATYQGDVYYCAGYDPPMKPYGRRNEVWLVKA, from the exons ATGTTGGGCATGATCAGGAACTCGCTGTTCGGGAGCGTGGAGACGTGGCCTTGGCAGGTTCTAAGCACCGGGGGCAAG GAAGACGTCTCCTATGAGGAAAGAGCCTGTGAAGGGGGGAAGTTTGCTACTGTGGAAGTGACAGACAAGCCTGTGGATGAAGCTCTCCGGGAAGCAATGCCCAAGATCATGAAGTATGTGGGCGGCACGAATGACAAAG GAATCGGCATGGGTATGACGGTCCCAGTCTCCTTCGCCGTGTTTCCCAATGAAGATGGCTCCCTACAGAAGAAACTGAAAGTCTGGTTCCGGATTCCAAACCAATTTCAAGGCAGCCCACCGGCCCCCAGTGATGAGAGCGTGAAGATCGAGGAGCGGGAAGGAATCACTGTCTATTCTAC GCAATTCGGTGGCTATGCCAAGGAAGCAGACTACGTTGCTCACGCCACCCAGTTACGTACCACCCTGGAGGGCACACCAGCCACCTACCAGGGTGACGTCTACTACTGTGCTGGATACGACCCTCCCATGAAGCCCTATGGACGTCGTAATGAGGTCTGGCTTGTGAAGGCATGA